CATGCCCAGTCTCTCGTGGTCGTGCAGCGCCGTCGCGCCCTCGTTGACGATGTACACCGTGGCGACGAAGTGCCGGGTCGTCTCCATGCCCGGCGGTCCGGGCGGTCGCCGCTTGGCGCTTCTGATCGCTCCGCGCGCGACGCTCACGGTCGAACGGTCGAACGGCGGTTCGCGTGCGACGGACGAGCGACGGAAGAACGAGCGACGAGAGAACGAGCGACGGAAGGACGAGCGGCGAACGAGCGGCGGAGAAACGAGCGGGCCGGCGACGGGCGACCCGGTCTCTCAGTACGAGGTGGCGTTCCCCTCGGCTTCGAGGAGTTCGTGGTACCGGTTGCGGATGGTGACCTCGGAGATGTTGGCGACGTCGGAGACCTGGCTCTGGGTGACCTTCTCGTTCGAGAGCAGCGCCGCCGCGTAGATCGCCGCCGCCGCCAGCCCCACCGGCGACTTGCCGGAGTGGATGCCCTGCTCCTTCGCGTTCCGGAGCAGTTCGCGGGCGCGGCGTTCGACCTCGTCGGAGAGGTCGAGGTCGCTGGCGAAGCGCGGGACGTAGCTCTCCGGATCCGCCGGCTTGATCTCCAGGTTCAACTGGCGGACGACGTAGCGGTAGGTGCGGGCGATCTCGTCCTTGTCGACGCGCGAGACGGCCGTGATCTCGTCGAGGCTGCGCGGGGTGCCGGCCTGGCGGGCGGCGGCGTAGAGCGCGCTGGTGGCGACGCCCTCGATGGAGCGACCGGGCAGGAGGTCCTCGTTGAGCGCCCGACGGTAGATCACGCTGGCGGTCTCGCGGACGTTCTCGGGGAGGCCGAGGGCGCTGGCCATGCGGTCGATCTCGCCGAGCGCCTGCTTGAGGTTGCGCTCCTTCGAGTCGCGCGTGCGGAAGCGCTCGTTCCAGGTGCGCAACCGCTGCATCTTCGCCCGCTGGCGCGAGGAGAGCGAGTTGCCGTAGGCGTCTTTGTCCTGCCAGCCGATGTTGGTCGAGAGGCCCTTGTCGTGCATCATGTTGGTGGTGGGCGCGCCGACGCGGGATTTCTGGTCGCGTTCGGCGGAGTCGAAGGCGCGCCACTCGGGGCCGCGGTCGATGCTGTCCTCCTCGACGACGAGACCGCAGTCCGCGCAGACCGTCTCGCCGTGCTCCGTGTCCGACTCCAACCGACCGCCGCACTCGGGACAGAGGAGTTCCCCCTCGTCCGCCTCGCGCTCACCCTCCTCTCGTTCACGCTCGCGCTCGCTCGTTTCCCGCCGGATAGTGGTATCTGTCATCGTGTGGGCTCGGGGTGGGTCGCTCGACCCAGAATCGTCTGTACACTACTGTTGTGAACCGAGCGACTTAAATCTGTTGACCGAGAGACGGCCTCTCACGCCCCGAGGCCGTCGAATCCGGGCATTCGAAACCCTTAGTGTCGGGCCGTTGCAGGTGCCAGTATGAGCGACGCATCGGTCGACCCCGATGAGGTCCGTCACGTCGCGGACCTCGCGCGGGTCGCGCTGGACGAGGAGGAGGTGACGCGCTTCGCCGAGCAGTTC
The Halomarina pelagica DNA segment above includes these coding regions:
- a CDS encoding transcription initiation factor IIB; the encoded protein is MTDTTIRRETSEREREREEGEREADEGELLCPECGGRLESDTEHGETVCADCGLVVEEDSIDRGPEWRAFDSAERDQKSRVGAPTTNMMHDKGLSTNIGWQDKDAYGNSLSSRQRAKMQRLRTWNERFRTRDSKERNLKQALGEIDRMASALGLPENVRETASVIYRRALNEDLLPGRSIEGVATSALYAAARQAGTPRSLDEITAVSRVDKDEIARTYRYVVRQLNLEIKPADPESYVPRFASDLDLSDEVERRARELLRNAKEQGIHSGKSPVGLAAAAIYAAALLSNEKVTQSQVSDVANISEVTIRNRYHELLEAEGNATSY